Within Eggerthella timonensis, the genomic segment AGCATCTTCGCCTTGCACCCGAACTGCGCCTTGTACTTGGGGTTGTCGATGCGCGCGTCGCCCGCGGCCACCACGAGCGCGACGCGGTCGCCCACATGGAACGACAGGGTCTTCGCGATGCGCGCCGGCTCGCACCCCACGGCCTGCGCGGCCAGCTCGACGGTGGCGCTCGACGTCTCGAACTCGAGCACGCGCTCTTCCATGCCCCGCTCGCGCAAATACGCTCTCACCTTGTCGATAGCCATCGTCACGCCTCGCTTTCCGGATAGGGTACGGCATCAGTATAGCGCGGCATCCCGCGATGCGGCGAGGGGCGCACTCGTGAATCGGCAGCGCGCCGACCCGCGGGCGCCTAGCCGCCCCCTTGCCCTCGTTTCGCGCTGTGGACAAAAACGCGAGTTTTCTTTATCCTGAAGCGCAGATAATCATCACGTCAGCTTTCTCATCAGGCGTTATGAAAACGCCAAATTCTCGCTCCCGCAATTCCCGTCCGAAATCTAGCGAAAACTCCCGTTTTTGTCCATGACTTTTTCAATCATGAATAAAAGCGAGGGGCCATCCCTCTACGCTCCCTTTCGCTCTCCGTGCCGCCCCCTCCCCACATGGCACGGTGAGAGACATGCGGCTCGCGGAGCGCAACCGCGCCGATTCGTGACGAGGGCAGCATGCGACCGGCGCGCCACACGACGCCCGCATCCCGAAGCCGCCGTCGCACCACGAGGCGGGAGACCCCTACTCCCCCTCGAACTTCGCCAGGAACGCTTGGGTGCGCTGGTGCTGGGGGTTGTTGATCAGCTGCTCGGCCGGGCCTTCCTCCACGATGACGCCCCCGTCCATGAACACGATGTGGTCGGCCACGTCGCGCGCGAAGCTCATCTCGTGGGTCACGATGACCATCGTCATGTTCTCGGCGGCAAGGTCGCGGATGACCTTGAGCACGTCCTTCGTCAGCTCCGGGTCGAGCGCGCTCGTGGGCTCGTCGAAGAACAGCACGTCGGGGTCGAGCGCGAGCGCGCGGGCGATGGCCACGCGCTGCTGCTGGCCGCCCGACAGCTCGCAGGGCACCATGTCCTCCTTGCCCTCGAGGCCCATCTTCGCCAGCAGGCCGCGCGCCGCCGCCAGCACCTCGTCCTTCGGGCGCTTCTGCACGTGCAGGGGCGCGTCGGTGATGTTCTTCAGCACCGAGTAGTGCGGGAACAGGTTGAAGTTCTGGAACACGAGCCCGAAGCGCGTCTTCGCCTCCTTGAGCACGGCCTTCGACGCGTACGTCGCCGCACCGTTCCCGCCGTCTTCCGCCACCACGAGGTCGCCGTACGCGAGGCGCCCCGCGTCGAGCGTCTCCAGCAGCGTCATGCAGCGCAGCAGCGTCGACTTGCCGCCGCCCGACGGCCCGATGACGGCCACCACCTCCCCCGGCTGCACCTTGAGCGAGATGTCTTTGAGCACCGGCGTTCCGCCGAAGCTCTTCCGCGCATGTTCGAGCAGCACGACAGGTTGTTCGTTGGTCATGACGTCGCTCCTAATCATGGTAGTAGTTCAGCCGCTTCTCGACGCGGGTCAGGATGATTTCCACGATGAAGTTGAACACCCAGTAGATCACGCCCGCGATCACGTAGGGAAGCATGCTCACCTGCGAGGCGGCGATTGCCTTCGCCTGGCTGAACATCTCCATGATGCCCAGCACGAACGCGAGCGACGTGTCCTTGACCAGCGTGATGATCTCGTTGCTCATGGCGGGCAGGATGCGCTTGATCACCTGGGGAAGCACGATCTTCATGAACGTTTGGAAGCGCGAGTAGCCCAGCACCTCGGCCGCCTCGTACTGCCCACGCGGGATGGACTGGATGCCGCCGCGGTAGATCTCGCCGAAGTAGGCCGCGTAGTTGATGATGAAGCCGATGGAGCACGCCCAGTACTTCCAGTCGTTGCCCATTTGCAGGCCGAACAGGTAGTACGGGCCGAACATGAGCGCCATGAGCTGCAGCATGAGGGGCGTGCCGCGCATCACCGAGATGTAGAAGCGCGTGACGAGCGCGACCGGCTTGAACCGGCTCATGCGACCGAACGCCACCAGCACGCCCAACGGCAACGAGCCGACGAGCGTGGTGAGGAATATCTGCAAGGTGAACGCCAAGCCCGAGAGCAGAAGCTCCATCATGGTCGCGAATTCCATGTTCGGCCTTTCTCAAAACATCGCAGGTCCAATAACGTCAGCGAGGGCCGTTCCCGTGCCGAAGATTCGGGGGGTCGCGGAGGCGAAGCGTACTGTGGTACGCGAGCTTCCGGGATCGCGCGAAGATTCGGTGCGCGAACGGCCCGCAGCATCGAGCAGGTCCGCCGGCCGTCGGGCCGGCGGAACCCTAAAGCACCCAGTTATCGTAGGTGATTCCCTGGTCGGCGTACTTGTCGCACAGCTGCTTGACGGTGCCGTCCTCGTTGAGCGCCTTGAGCGCGTCGGTCACCTGCTGGGCCAGCTCGGTGTCGCCCTTCTTGAAGCCCACCGCGTAGTTCTCGGGAGTCAGCACGCCCAGCTTCACGTACGCGTCGGGCTTGGCCGCCATCTGGTAGCTGGCGATGGACAGGTCGCACGCCACGGCGTCCACCATGCCGGACTCAAGCTGCATGAACGCGTTGTTGTAGTCGCCGATGGTCTGCAGCTCCTTGAACGTGTCGGCGAGGGGCTTCTGGCCGGCCTCGTCCTCCAGCACGTGCAGCGCCGCCGAATCGACCTGCGTCAGCACCGTCTTGCCGGCCAGGTCCTCGAGCTTCTTCGCGTCGCTATCCTTCTTCACGACCACCACCTGCTCGTTGTACATGTAGGGCTCGGAGAACGTGAACTTGTCCTCGCGACCCTCCATGGTGAAGCCGTTCCAGATGCAGTTGATGGTGCCGCTGCCGAGAAGCGCGTCCTTCGCGTCCCAGTCGATAGCCTCGAGCTCGAGGTTCCAGCCCATCTTCTCGCACACGGCTTTGGCGAGCTCCAGGTCGAAGCCCGTGAACTGGCCGTCGTCGCCCACGTAGCCGTACGGCGGGTAGCCCTGGTCGAAGCCCACCTTCAACGTGAACGCGCCGTCCGTCGCGCCGGAGTCGGCGCTCTGCTGCGCGTCGCCGCCGCCGGAGCACCCTGCCAGCATCACCGCGGACAGCGCCAGCGTGGCGACGGCGGCCACGAGCGCTACGAGTTTCTTCTTCATCGCATCTCCCATCATCCCGAACCCGGCCGATGCGCGCCCTTCCCTGGTGGCGCCTCGCCTCAGCCGCTTTTCTACTTTACTGTACTAAAGCGCGGGGACAGTATAGCACAGCCGTCGGAAAGCGGAACCCCCTGCGATCGGGAACCGGCGGCAGGCGGCGGAAGCGGCACGAACGAGAACCGGCGGCAGGCGGCGGAAGCGGCACGAACGCGAACCGGCGGCTGCTCCAAGGCGCGAACGCAATGGAGGCCCGACCCGCCATTGCGTCGCAGCGTTCTCCGTATCGCCTCCGCCTGCCCCTCCCCGCGAATCCGGTGGCAGAGATTGCGCGTTATGAACGATTTACCGAGCATACAGAAAAGAGCGAGCAGGGATTTCCTCGAACCATTCCCGAAAAGACGCCCCCGGAATCGTTCATACCATGCAATCTGTGCCAGGGCGCTTTCCGAAAACGCCCCTCCTCCACACAGAACCGGTGCGAGCGCGACGCCCCGCAACGGCCAGCGCTCAGCGAGCCAACAGCGCACAGAGGCTGGCCACCTGGGCAGGCGTCAAGCGCAGCGCGTCGCGGACGTACGCCGCGAATCCGCCGGCTTGTCCGTCGATCTCGTCGAAGAACGCGCGCAGGTATGCGGGGCGCGCCTCGAGAAACGACCGGAGCACCGCGCGCTCCTCGTCCGTCATCCCCCGCTCGAGCTGTGACATCTCGCGCGCCGTCGCTTCGGCGTTCGCCTCATTCGCGGCCAGGTACCCGGCCATGACCTCGTCCTCGGAAGCTCCCGCGATGCGCTGCAGCACGGCGCACAGCACGCCCGTGCGGTCCTTGCCGTGCTCGCAATGCACGAGCGCCACACGGCGCTCGGCCGCCATCGTACGCAGGACGGTGCCCATGAGGGGGAACTCGCGCGCATAGCGTCGGTAGTTGCGGATCATGCGCTCCTCGGGACGGCCGTACTCGCCGATGACGCCGGCCACGAGGCGACGCGACGCGTCGGAACGTCCGCGGTCGGTGGAGGGCTCGAACGCGAGCGTCTTCGCACCCACGATACGCGGCTCGGGGCTCGATGCGACCTCCCACCGGTTGCGCAGGTCGTAGATCGACTGCACGCCCAGCTCGCCCACCAGGTAGGCTGCCTCGTCCTCGGTTATGCGCGCAAGCGAAGCCGAGCGGAACAGACGCGCGCCCTCGAGCGGCCCGCCGTCGATAGCGCGCAGACGAATCCCACCGAACGCGCTGTTCACGACTCCACCTCGAACGCATATTCCGCGACGATGTCCGACGCCGCTCCCGCGCCGTCGACCGCGCGCACCTTCAGCAGATAACGTCCGGAGCGCTCGGGACGATACACGAAGTGCCAGTTGACGCCCTTGTCGATAACCGCGCCCGACGTGGGGTACGTGGTCCAGGTGGCACCGCCGTCCAGCGAGAACTGCATGGCGGACACGTTGCGCTCGAAGTCGTCGACGTAGCCGTCGAACTCGATGGGCTCCCCTGCTCGATGCGCCACCGCCATCCCCCTTCAACCAGCTGATCCTCCTCGTCGCGCGCGCCCGAAACGCGCCCGCCCACCGTACCATAACCGCGCAGCGCGCGCAAAACCCGCCCCGAAACGCGAACCGGCAGCCGCCATGGCTGCCGGTTCGCACGCGGAGGGCGGCGAGGGAGGGTGCCGCCCTTACGCCTATCCGATCAGGCTCATCACCGTTTCGGCAACCACGTCGGCATGGATTCCGGCCGCAAGGATCAAGAAGCGAAGAGTGCATCCACCAATCAAAGCCCCCGCGGCACCGATAGCCATCGGAGAGCTGTAGCCCCGCCTCACACCTTGCCCGCGCTTGCGCAGAACCAAACCGGCCACGGCCATTGCAAGCGGCAACGCAAGGCCGCAAAGCACTACGAGACCCCAGAAGTACGGGGCAAGAACGCCCATTGCGAGCATCTCCGCCGATCGGGCGCCCGCCGCAGCTGCGGCCGACCCTTCTCCGCTCATCATGGCCAAAAGGAAAGCACTGAGCACGACGCACTCCACCACTACGAGAAATACGACGATACGCTCCATCAGCACGCGAGCACGGGAAGCCAATGGATCCTTTTTCCCCAACAGCACCGCCACCACTTCCACAAGAGCAACGCCCGTGTCAACGCCGGACACCGCGAACAGGAACGGCAACAGCGGCGTATTCCACAGAGGAACGCCCGGTGCCATCATGAGCAGCATGCCCGTGTACACGGCCACGAATAAGCCGAGCACGATGCCGACGACGGCCAACGCCTTCCGCGCGCGGACGAAACGCTTTCCCGTCTTCTCCATAGCCAGCACAGCCGACAGCCCAAACACGGCGATGGCAGCAAACGCGCCCCAAGCACCGTAGGTCATCCACGAGGTGAAGTGGCTGAAGCTTTGCCACATCAAAAGCCCACGCGCAGGCTGAGTCAGCTCCGAGAGCAGCAAGAGCAAGCCGACGCCTAAGCTGACCGCCGAAGCCCACATGGAAATGCAGACTATTTTGGCATGACGCTTCTGGTCGATCAGGTAAAGTACCGCAGCCATGATGAACGCACCGGCGCCCATACCGCCCAGAAACAAATACAATGCAGGCTGCCAGCCCCATATCGATTGCAGCACCGTACTCACCTCACTTCCCCGATCCAAGCAGCAGACAAGATGGATCATTCGCTTCGGCGATGGGAACCGCAGAGCCGTTCGTTGACTCCAACAGCTCACTCAAGGGGCCGAACTTCAAGGCGCCGAATTTGCATGCCCTTACGCAATACGGCTCCTCGCCGATGGCAACCCCTGACCCGAGGCAGCAATCGCACTTATCCATGGAAACGGCATTGTATTGCGGCACTTCGTATGGACATGCCTGATAGCAATACTTACAGCCTATGCACACGCTTGGGTTCACCCTTACGACGCCACTTGCGTCTTTCGAGATAGCGCCCGCCGGACACACGTTCATGCAACTCGGCTCCGCACAATGCAT encodes:
- a CDS encoding transporter substrate-binding domain-containing protein; the encoded protein is MKKKLVALVAAVATLALSAVMLAGCSGGGDAQQSADSGATDGAFTLKVGFDQGYPPYGYVGDDGQFTGFDLELAKAVCEKMGWNLELEAIDWDAKDALLGSGTINCIWNGFTMEGREDKFTFSEPYMYNEQVVVVKKDSDAKKLEDLAGKTVLTQVDSAALHVLEDEAGQKPLADTFKELQTIGDYNNAFMQLESGMVDAVACDLSIASYQMAAKPDAYVKLGVLTPENYAVGFKKGDTELAQQVTDALKALNEDGTVKQLCDKYADQGITYDNWVL
- a CDS encoding YbaK/EbsC family protein, giving the protein MAIDKVRAYLRERGMEERVLEFETSSATVELAAQAVGCEPARIAKTLSFHVGDRVALVVAAGDARIDNPKYKAQFGCKAKMLAADEAEPLIGHGVGGVCPFALNEGVDVFLDESLRRFDIVYPAAGSAASAVRLTPDELERCAAPCTWVDVCKVV
- a CDS encoding tyrosine-protein phosphatase, coding for MNSAFGGIRLRAIDGGPLEGARLFRSASLARITEDEAAYLVGELGVQSIYDLRNRWEVASSPEPRIVGAKTLAFEPSTDRGRSDASRRLVAGVIGEYGRPEERMIRNYRRYAREFPLMGTVLRTMAAERRVALVHCEHGKDRTGVLCAVLQRIAGASEDEVMAGYLAANEANAEATAREMSQLERGMTDEERAVLRSFLEARPAYLRAFFDEIDGQAGGFAAYVRDALRLTPAQVASLCALLAR
- a CDS encoding 4Fe-4S dicluster domain-containing protein, with product MGEKTSVTRRVLLQASAASACAFALGGVVTSNAEAHAEGTNSKTANDGERYGFLVGLARCSGCGRCVEACRKENNLSDDTPDRRRVMSFKRTRGKKFFVSTACMHCAEPSCMNVCPAGAISKDASGVVRVNPSVCIGCKYCYQACPYEVPQYNAVSMDKCDCCLGSGVAIGEEPYCVRACKFGALKFGPLSELLESTNGSAVPIAEANDPSCLLLGSGK
- a CDS encoding amino acid ABC transporter permease; amino-acid sequence: MEFATMMELLLSGLAFTLQIFLTTLVGSLPLGVLVAFGRMSRFKPVALVTRFYISVMRGTPLMLQLMALMFGPYYLFGLQMGNDWKYWACSIGFIINYAAYFGEIYRGGIQSIPRGQYEAAEVLGYSRFQTFMKIVLPQVIKRILPAMSNEIITLVKDTSLAFVLGIMEMFSQAKAIAASQVSMLPYVIAGVIYWVFNFIVEIILTRVEKRLNYYHD
- the nrfD gene encoding NrfD/PsrC family molybdoenzyme membrane anchor subunit; this translates as MSTVLQSIWGWQPALYLFLGGMGAGAFIMAAVLYLIDQKRHAKIVCISMWASAVSLGVGLLLLLSELTQPARGLLMWQSFSHFTSWMTYGAWGAFAAIAVFGLSAVLAMEKTGKRFVRARKALAVVGIVLGLFVAVYTGMLLMMAPGVPLWNTPLLPFLFAVSGVDTGVALVEVVAVLLGKKDPLASRARVLMERIVVFLVVVECVVLSAFLLAMMSGEGSAAAAAGARSAEMLAMGVLAPYFWGLVVLCGLALPLAMAVAGLVLRKRGQGVRRGYSSPMAIGAAGALIGGCTLRFLILAAGIHADVVAETVMSLIG
- a CDS encoding amino acid ABC transporter ATP-binding protein, with protein sequence MTNEQPVVLLEHARKSFGGTPVLKDISLKVQPGEVVAVIGPSGGGKSTLLRCMTLLETLDAGRLAYGDLVVAEDGGNGAATYASKAVLKEAKTRFGLVFQNFNLFPHYSVLKNITDAPLHVQKRPKDEVLAAARGLLAKMGLEGKEDMVPCELSGGQQQRVAIARALALDPDVLFFDEPTSALDPELTKDVLKVIRDLAAENMTMVIVTHEMSFARDVADHIVFMDGGVIVEEGPAEQLINNPQHQRTQAFLAKFEGE